CGCGGAATCCACTGACTGCACGAAACATGTAAACTTCAACATCAACTACCCCACGTGCAGTCCTCAAGTCATAGACGATGCGGTTGATAAACTAGAAACATTTGAGGAAGTCCTAACGGTTCCCCATGCAGTGTGGGGCCAAACGAGGGATTGTCTCGAAAACTATGGAGACCCATGGAAGATCACGGCTCACCCGTACCGCGATGAACGTGTCGGACCCATCGATATCCATAAGTATGACGATATCCTCGAAGCCTATCGTCAGAAACAGGGAGACATCAAAGACTGGGATGCGAACCAATCCGCTCATTCAACGGAATCGTAGAACCGGAGCATTCTGATATCCCACCTATCGAATTCGCGTTCCTCGCTCCCCTTATTGGTACCAAAACACACAGTATCGAGATATCTCGAAGTATTTACTTTCATAATTAATATTATATATTTATTATGATATAGCATGACCCAACCCAACATACTGCTCATCACCAGTGACCAACAGCACTGGTTTACTCTAGGCATCGACAATCCAGAGATCCATACTCCGAACCTGGATCGGCTCGCAAAGTCTGGAATGGTATTTGACCGAGCTTACTGCCCAAACCCTACCTGTACGCCCACACGCGCTAGTTTAATCACCGGACAATGGCCGAGTCAGCACGGAGCCTATACACTGGGGACGAAACTCATGGAGGACCACCCCACTGTGAATGATACCTGGCACAATCTCGGGTATCGTACTGGATTGGTGGGCAAAGCACACTTTCAACCCCTGGAGAGCACGGACGAGTTTACCTCACTGGAGGCCTATCCCCTCCTTCAGGATCTGGATTTTTGGCGAGACTTCGACGGATCTTTCTACGGATTCGACGATCTGGAAATCTGTCGCAACCACACAGACGAGGCCCATGTTGGCCAACACTATGCGATCTGGATGGAAGAAAAAGGGTTCACCGAATGGCGTGAGCACTTCAGAAAACCAACCGGCACCCGTGATCCCCAATTACATACCTGGTCTATCCCAGAAGAGTATCACTACAACACCTGGATCGCTGAGAAAACCAACCACTACCTCTCCGAATATAAAGCCAAAGACCAACCCTTCTTCCTCTGGGCTAGCTTCTTTGACCCACATCCATCTTACCTAGTACCCGAACCCTGGGACAAAATGTATGATCCAGCAGACCTGACACTTCCACAAGGCCAGCATGGTGAAGAGGAAACCGGATCTCCGTTTTTCAAACTCGCACGCACGGCCGGATCTAAGCGTGATGACTTCGGCATCTCAAAGCCACAGAAGACCATTCACGGCTTGATGAATCATAATCCATATCCGGTCAAACTGTCCAAGAATATGGCCATCTACTACGGCATGATTTCCTGCATGGACAAATACATAGGCAAGATACTCGATCACCTCGACACGCTGGGTCTCACGGAAAACACCCTCATCGCCTTCACATCCGACCATGGTCATTTTTACGGACACCACGGCCTCGTCGCCAAAGGCCCTTTCCATTTCGAAGATGGCGTCAAGGTCCCTCTGATCGTGAGTTGGCCCGGAAATGTACCTGCCGGAACACGCTCCGACGCTATTCAGAGTCTCGTTGACTTACCCACTACCTTTATCACCGCCACGGGCGCTGACATTCCCCATCACATGACCGGGCTGAACCAGCTTCCTTCATGGGCTGAGCCAGACACGCACGTACGCCACCACACTTTGGTCGAAAACAACCATGAGCCCGGCATCGCAGAAATGAAAACCTATATCAACCGACGCTATAAAATAACCCTATACGTTGGTTTTGATCATGGAGATCTTTTCGACTTAGAAAAGGATCCGGGTGAATTTAAAAACCTCTGGTATGATCCCAATCATGCCGAGCTCAAAGCACGACTTCTTCAGGAATTTCTACAAGCTGAGATGCTCAAGGAAGTCCGCCCTATGCCACGAATTACGCATGCCTAGTCGTGAAGTCAGAACGCCCGCCAAACACGACGCTAGAGCGAGGGCTTAAGATAGTCCGGCGTGTCTCCCAAAGCCACATGCCCTGTCGCTACACCGAGCTCAAAGCTCTGGCCACGGGTGCCAATGACTCCACGGTCTCTCGATTGCTCCATGATCTAGAGCGATTAAAATACCTTAGAAAAGTATCCGACATCGGCTATTGCGCCGGACCGGAATTGGCTCATTGGCAAGACTCGTTTAGACGTAACCAATCCCTATCCGAGATCCTGCAACAAGCTGTAGAAACCCTCTCAGAACAGACACTTGAATCGGCCGCAGTAGCGATTCTCGAAGAAACCCGCATCCACATACCTCATAGTATAAGCTATCCTGAAGGTATCTCTGTCGTGGCACCAGGGGGTAGGGTTCATTTTGAGGCCGATCACGCAGCGAGCGTGTGCATCCTCAATCAGATCCCGATGAATGAGCGAGACGCTCTGTTCCAAAGCCCTTCAAGCAGGATAAAGGATGAACATAGCTTTCAGGCAATTCAACGGGCATTGCATCGGCCGGAAGGGCTCGTCCTGGACCGATCAAGCGCGCGCGAAGGCGTTTGTCGTCTGGGCGCGCCCATAAAGATTGATGGCAAGCCTGGGGCACTGTTTCTATGCCTGACCCAACAATCCGCAGAAATACGCTGGGATACGCTAAGCACTAGCTTGCTGAACACACGAGATCAGCTGGAAAAGATACTCAAAGACTCAGAGCGCACATCTACGGGATATTGACAAAGCGCTTTGGGTCATTTGTTTACACAATCCCCTCAGTATTTTTTGCCATGTCCACAGAAAACAAAACTTCTTCGACTTCCACATGCTCATCGTCTTCATGCGCCAAGGCCGACAG
Above is a window of Opitutales bacterium DNA encoding:
- a CDS encoding sulfatase-like hydrolase/transferase; the protein is MTQPNILLITSDQQHWFTLGIDNPEIHTPNLDRLAKSGMVFDRAYCPNPTCTPTRASLITGQWPSQHGAYTLGTKLMEDHPTVNDTWHNLGYRTGLVGKAHFQPLESTDEFTSLEAYPLLQDLDFWRDFDGSFYGFDDLEICRNHTDEAHVGQHYAIWMEEKGFTEWREHFRKPTGTRDPQLHTWSIPEEYHYNTWIAEKTNHYLSEYKAKDQPFFLWASFFDPHPSYLVPEPWDKMYDPADLTLPQGQHGEEETGSPFFKLARTAGSKRDDFGISKPQKTIHGLMNHNPYPVKLSKNMAIYYGMISCMDKYIGKILDHLDTLGLTENTLIAFTSDHGHFYGHHGLVAKGPFHFEDGVKVPLIVSWPGNVPAGTRSDAIQSLVDLPTTFITATGADIPHHMTGLNQLPSWAEPDTHVRHHTLVENNHEPGIAEMKTYINRRYKITLYVGFDHGDLFDLEKDPGEFKNLWYDPNHAELKARLLQEFLQAEMLKEVRPMPRITHA
- a CDS encoding helix-turn-helix domain-containing protein; the encoded protein is MKSERPPNTTLERGLKIVRRVSQSHMPCRYTELKALATGANDSTVSRLLHDLERLKYLRKVSDIGYCAGPELAHWQDSFRRNQSLSEILQQAVETLSEQTLESAAVAILEETRIHIPHSISYPEGISVVAPGGRVHFEADHAASVCILNQIPMNERDALFQSPSSRIKDEHSFQAIQRALHRPEGLVLDRSSAREGVCRLGAPIKIDGKPGALFLCLTQQSAEIRWDTLSTSLLNTRDQLEKILKDSERTSTGY